A single window of Planctomycetia bacterium DNA harbors:
- a CDS encoding tetratricopeptide repeat protein has product MKIRFYYLRSLVALLLCGVCAGCTTERFALPRLSRKPVQVEEPMATATDQAPAETNERARSPAEACRACLTTAREMEAHGKDTAAIEQYERARKFVPQQSGIAPRLAVLHARAGEHELAATEFRAALKEDSTNADLWNDFAYFQFQRAEFVDAELSARKALVIDPDHKRGWVTLGLIEAEQEKYDEAFASFTKAVSPAAAHNNLGIILSRQGKSELADKELAEARRLDPTLKQPTLKQPTLKQPTLKQPTSKQPAAEPQASEQDNAARRSSPASIKPS; this is encoded by the coding sequence ATGAAGATTCGCTTCTACTACTTACGGTCCCTCGTCGCTCTGCTTCTATGCGGAGTCTGCGCGGGCTGCACCACCGAGCGGTTTGCGCTTCCGCGCTTAAGCCGCAAGCCGGTGCAAGTGGAAGAGCCGATGGCGACGGCAACCGACCAAGCACCCGCCGAGACGAATGAGCGCGCACGTTCGCCGGCCGAAGCGTGCCGAGCCTGCCTCACGACGGCGCGCGAGATGGAAGCGCACGGCAAAGACACCGCCGCGATCGAGCAGTATGAGCGCGCTCGCAAGTTCGTGCCACAACAGTCGGGCATCGCGCCGCGTTTGGCCGTGCTCCATGCGCGTGCCGGTGAGCACGAACTCGCTGCTACCGAATTTCGAGCGGCGCTCAAGGAAGACTCGACGAATGCCGATCTTTGGAACGACTTCGCTTACTTTCAATTTCAACGCGCCGAATTCGTCGATGCCGAGCTCTCAGCCCGCAAGGCGCTCGTGATCGATCCGGATCATAAGCGCGGCTGGGTGACGTTGGGGCTGATCGAAGCAGAGCAAGAAAAGTATGACGAGGCGTTCGCTTCGTTTACGAAAGCGGTCAGCCCGGCCGCTGCACACAACAACCTCGGCATCATTCTGTCTAGGCAAGGGAAAAGCGAACTCGCCGACAAGGAACTCGCCGAAGCCCGCCGCCTCGACCCAACCTTAAAACAACCGACACTAAAACAACCGACACTAAAGCAGCCGACACTAAAACAACCGACCTCGAAGCAACCGGCCGCCGAGCCGCAAGCTTCGGAACAAGACAACGCCGCGCGACGCTCGTCGCCGGCCTCGATCAAGCCCTCGTAG